Within the Burkholderia mayonis genome, the region GCGCCCGTACACGGCGATGCACACAATCTGATCAGGCAACCTTCCCGATTCGTTCGCAATCATGTCATCACGCATGTCAAGTTCGACGTCGCCTCGCGCCGCGCCGGATCTCGGTGGCGCACATATTCTTGTCGTCGATGATCGCCCGAACGAGCTCCGGCTCCTGCTCGAGATCCTGCGCGTCACGCGCTGCCGCATCAGCATCGCGTTCGACGGATTGCAGGCATATCACCGCGCACAGGCGATCTCTCCGGACCTGATCCTGATGGACGTCCGCATGCCGCGCCTGAACGGTTTCGCCGCCTGCCGGCTGCTTGCGTCGACGCCATCCACTCAGACCATTCCGGTCATCATCCTGACCGCCGCAGGTGACCTCGAAGATCGCATTGCAGGGCTCGAGACGGGCGCGATCGACTACATCGTCAAGCCGTTCGAGCCAGCCGAAGTCATCGCCCGGATCCGCAATCACCTGAAGAGGGCGGTGCGCAGCCGACCGTTTGCGCATCTGCCCGCCCTTCCCGACAATCTGGATGCCTCGCTGGTGCGCGCCGCGAGTGAGATCCTGCTGAGCGACCTGCGCAATCCGCCCGCGCTCGAAGATCTCGCGAGGCTGGTCGGCACGCACGAAAAGCGCCTGTCGCGCGTGTTCCGCGACAATCTCGGCCAGACCGTCTTCGAGTATCTGCGCGACACGCGCTTGCGTGCCGCAATGCACTTTCTCGCCGAGACGTCGATGGGCATAGGCGACATCGCCGAAGAGATCGGCTTTTCCACACAGGGCAATTTCGCGACGGCATTCCGCGAACGTTTCGGCATCACGCCGTCCGATTGGCGACGGCAGCACAGTTCGGTCGATGCGCGCGGCATGGCTTCCGAACTGCAGCGCGATGCATAGGCTATACGCGGCATGCGCGCCGGGATGGCGCGTCGTGCTGCTTCTTCCGCTGGTGGCGGCGTTCGCGTGCGCGACCGCGCGAGCAGCGACGACCGAAAACCCGGCGCGCCTAGAAACGATATCGATCTTCGAGGATGCCACCGCGACGATGTCCGTCGATCAGGTGCTGACGCGGTTCGGCGATCCGCAGCACGGATTCTTGCCGGCAGCCGGCGCGCGGTTCAACATCGCGTTTTCCCGCTCGGCATGGTGGATCCACGCGACGCTGGTCAATCGCGACAGCGCTGCGCGCCCGCTCGTGCTGGTGCTTCGCGATGCACGCGTCGACCGGGTCGACTTCCATATGCTCCGGAGCGGTCGATGGACGCTCGGCAGCCGATTTCCCGGCGACGACGGCAACGCGAACCGGCCAGTTGCCCGATACCCAACGCTCGACGTGACGCTGCTTCCGGGCGAAAGCATGTCCGTGCTGATACGCGTCACGTCGCGCAAGGAAATGCGGCTCGCGCCGGCCGCGTTCACGCAGGACGCGTGGCATGCGCAGGAGATGCGCGCCGCCATGTGGAACTTCGGCTTCTTCGGCGGGCTGCTGGCGCTCGCGTGGTGCGCACTGCTGATCGGTTTCTTTTCGGGCAACGGCGTGTTCCACGTGCTGGCGGCGATGGGCCTGAGCACGACGCTGTTCGAAGCAGCGACCCGCGGCTATAAGGGGATGTATCTGTGGCCCGGCGCCACGGAATGGTCGGCGCGCAGCGAGGTGATCTTCGCCTACCTGGCCGTGGCGCTCTTCATCGTCTTCATCCTGAAGGTCGCGCGCGGCGAGAAGGCCAGAATCCCGATGCGCGCGGTCTACGTGACGATCCTCTGCCTCGAATGCGTCGGGATGGCCGGCGCTGCGTTCGGCGATCTGCTCACCTTCACGTGGTTCTGCCTGCGACTGAACACCGTGCTGTCGATCGTGAACATCGGCATTGCGCTAACGCTCGCGATACGCAGAACGCCGACGGGCCGCGTGATGCTGATCGCGGTCACGTTTGCGAGCTTCAATATCCTGATACGCATGCTCGACGGGCTGGACGCAATACCGTCGGCGCTGTCGTGGCTGAAGTCCGACATCTACCCCAACCCGGTGATCGCCATCATCGGTCTCGCCACGCACCTGCTCGTCCTGGCCGCATGGATCGACCACGTGGGCCGTCAGCGCACCGAGGCGAGGAAACGGCTCGAACATTGGCAGCTCACCGAACAGGATCGCCTGCGGGAAGAAGTCGAAAAACGCACGGTTGCATTGAACGAAGCATTGCAGCAAGTGAAGACCAGCATGCAGCAGAAGATCGAGACGCTCGGCTACGTCAGCCACGATCTGCGCGCGCCACTTTCCACGATCAACGGATACGCGAAGCTCCTGTTGCAAAGCGCGACGCGCAGCCAGACCCGGCTGATCCAGTCGATCGATCGAAGCATCCGCTACCAGCTCACGCTCATCGACGAATTGCTCGCCTATACGAAGGCCGAGTTGCAGCCGCTCGGCATTGCTCCGGACGCGACCGATCTGCCCGGTCTCCTGGACGACATCGGCAGCTATGCGATGGCGTTATGCGCGCAGCAGCACAATCGATTCGCCTATCGGCCGCTGACGCCGCTGCCCAAAACACTGTCGATCGACGGCACCCGCCTCCAGCAGGTTCTGCTCAACCTGTTGTCCAATGCGTCGAAATTCACGCGCAACGGCACGGTGACGCTGTCGGTCCACGCGTTCCGGGACGAGGACGCGTACCGTATGGTCTTCGAGGTCGCCGATACAGGTATCGGGATCGACATAACCCGGACGTCCGATATTTTCCGCGCGTATCAGCAGGTCCAGTCCGTCAACGGGAGCACCGGGCTCGGCCTGTTCATCGCG harbors:
- a CDS encoding DNA-binding response regulator; amino-acid sequence: MSSRMSSSTSPRAAPDLGGAHILVVDDRPNELRLLLEILRVTRCRISIAFDGLQAYHRAQAISPDLILMDVRMPRLNGFAACRLLASTPSTQTIPVIILTAAGDLEDRIAGLETGAIDYIVKPFEPAEVIARIRNHLKRAVRSRPFAHLPALPDNLDASLVRAASEILLSDLRNPPALEDLARLVGTHEKRLSRVFRDNLGQTVFEYLRDTRLRAAMHFLAETSMGIGDIAEEIGFSTQGNFATAFRERFGITPSDWRRQHSSVDARGMASELQRDA
- a CDS encoding ATP-binding protein, yielding MHRLYAACAPGWRVVLLLPLVAAFACATARAATTENPARLETISIFEDATATMSVDQVLTRFGDPQHGFLPAAGARFNIAFSRSAWWIHATLVNRDSAARPLVLVLRDARVDRVDFHMLRSGRWTLGSRFPGDDGNANRPVARYPTLDVTLLPGESMSVLIRVTSRKEMRLAPAAFTQDAWHAQEMRAAMWNFGFFGGLLALAWCALLIGFFSGNGVFHVLAAMGLSTTLFEAATRGYKGMYLWPGATEWSARSEVIFAYLAVALFIVFILKVARGEKARIPMRAVYVTILCLECVGMAGAAFGDLLTFTWFCLRLNTVLSIVNIGIALTLAIRRTPTGRVMLIAVTFASFNILIRMLDGLDAIPSALSWLKSDIYPNPVIAIIGLATHLLVLAAWIDHVGRQRTEARKRLEHWQLTEQDRLREEVEKRTVALNEALQQVKTSMQQKIETLGYVSHDLRAPLSTINGYAKLLLQSATRSQTRLIQSIDRSIRYQLTLIDELLAYTKAELQPLGIAPDATDLPGLLDDIGSYAMALCAQQHNRFAYRPLTPLPKTLSIDGTRLQQVLLNLLSNASKFTRNGTVTLSVHAFRDEDAYRMVFEVADTGIGIDITRTSDIFRAYQQVQSVNGSTGLGLFIAQRIVRAMQGELVVSSKPGVGTSFSFQTVAPAIGHTLVPPSELLRPVRTKAEAVRAIASRTTRHPPAHALDELTRLAREGRLTDVEEWLAQHVGDSGYAAFVQDVREYLDVLDLHGIEMLVGSLKRAGNAGSSVDDEPEAAGPSPVTEAGASDPAEDECPQ